In the Hermetia illucens chromosome 1, iHerIll2.2.curated.20191125, whole genome shotgun sequence genome, TGAAGGGTTCATCGAGCAGATCACTTAGTGCTGAGCACAGTTTCTTGTAGTTTTCTTTCAATGCTGAATGGTATTCCTTCTGATCGGATGATATCATGCGGGCGTTCAATTGTAGAGCCGTGTTACAAACACCTATGAAATCTCTGCAAGGAATTATTCAATTGAAGCTAAATCCACTGCTAAACTTTTTGGTGTAATTACCTGAACATATCCTTCAGATCCTCGACTCGGTCGATCTCATATTTGCCAACCACTTTTGGATCCAGAAACGCTGTGGCGTAAGCCAGGGGTCCAACGTTAACTGTCGCTGCAACGCTACCTTGGAGCCGTAGTTGCAGCTTCTTAACATCAGCCGGTGGTAAAATGACTTCCTCCAATTTGGAAACTTTGGTTTGCATTTCATCGATCGCAACTTCAATTGGGCTAAGTTCGATGATTTGATGACCTTTAACTGGGATACGTTTCAGGACGTAGGGGAAtgagtattgtgctgttttgggaggaaaatgaaattagTTGAAGATTTATAAACGTTTTCAATAACTTGTAAATATGGGGCAAGGGAGAGGCTCAGACCGCAGTGACACATTGTTCTCCAAATAGAGATTAATTTGTTAAGTAGTAATGGATAGATATGTATGGAGACTGGAATAGTTTTTTTATTTCGCCAAAAGTGGATTAATCATTATAGTAATTAACTGTCGTCTTCATCACTCCTAACTGACATTGTGTGACT is a window encoding:
- the LOC119647159 gene encoding dedicator of cytokinesis protein 9-like, which codes for MQTKVSKLEEVILPPADVKKLQLRLQGSVAATVNVGPLAYATAFLDPKVVGKYEIDRVEDLKDMFRDFIGVCNTALQLNARMISSDQKEYHSALKENYKKLCSALSDLLDEPFTPIEDGMATQRNSMALFSGTPHNGSSA